The Syngnathus scovelli strain Florida chromosome 18, RoL_Ssco_1.2, whole genome shotgun sequence genome contains a region encoding:
- the LOC125986118 gene encoding cadherin-6, with the protein METLCILITLWAAAQLGGVPVAGLRPARRTAAGHKMSAGLTGQDANGVPLRRSKRGWMWNQFFLLEEYTGNDMQYVGKLHSDSDREDGSVRYVLTGEGAGTLFRIDEDSGDIHATKRLDREEKAYYMLHAMAVDRFTNEALEGESDFIIKIHDINDNEPRFTKDPYVARVPEMADIGTPVIQVTALDADDATYGNSAKVVYSILEGQPYFSVDPESGMIKTALPGMDREVKDKYQVVIQAKDMAGQNGGLSGTTTVSITLADVNDNPPRFTKTLYEFKAPESTAVGSAVGVIRAVDKDIGENAEMDYRIIGSDGPGMFDIVTNRTNQEGVIVLRKPLDFERKRQFSLRVQVENLHVNPRFFSMGPFRDEASIKVTVEDVDEPPVFERASYLMEVREDAAPNTIIGSVSASDPDGKRSPIRYAIDRFTDLDRLFGVHAVNGSVFLLRELDREENAWHNISVIASEFNHLYQMSRVSIRVLDVNDNAPTFATNYETFVCENAKANQRIQTVSAKDPDEPVGGHRFFFSLPQEASGKANFSVRDNKDNTAWILTRRNSYSSLLKSVYHVPVVISDNGYPVQSSTNTLTVRVCTCDREGNMKLCNAEALTARAGLSTGALVAILLCVMILLMIVVLFAALRRQRKKEPLIISKEDVRDNVVSYNDEGGGEEDTQAFDIGTLRNPEAIEDGKQRRDIVPETYYPPVRRPAPPPARDNNGDVRDFINQKIQDNDVDPTAPPYDSLATYAYEGSGSVAESLSSLESATTEGEQDYNYLSEWGPRFKKLADMYGADDSDRDS; encoded by the exons ATGGAGACGCTGTGCATATTGATAACGCTGTGGGCAGCCGCCCAGCTGGGCGGAGTGCCGGTCGCGGGACTGAGGCCGGCGCGAAGGACGGCGGCGGGACATAAGATGTCAGCGGGCTTGACGGGCCAGGACGCCAACGGGGTCCCGCTCAGACGCTCCAAGCGAGGATGGATGTGGAATCAGTTCTTCCTGCTGGAGGAGTACACTGGCAACGACATGCAGTATGTCGGCAAG CTCCACTCGGACTCGGACCGCGAGGACGGCAGCGTGCGCTACGTGCTGACAGGCGAGGGCGCCGGCACGCTCTTCAGGATCGATGAGGATTCGGGCGACATCCACGCCACCAAGCGTCTGGACCGCGAGGAGAAGGCCTACTACATGCTCCACGCCATGGCCGTGGACCGTTTCACCAACGAGGCCCTGGAGGGCGAGTCCGACTTCATCATCAAGATCCATGACATCAATGACAACGAGCCGCGCTTCACCAAAGACCCCTACGTCGCCAGGGTGCCCGAGATGGCCGACATCG GCACTCCCGTCATCCAGGTGACGGCGCTGGACGCAGACGACGCCACCTACGGGAACAGCGCCAAGGTGGTCTACAGCATCCTAGAGGGGCAGCCCTACTTCTCGGTGGACCCCGAAAGCG GCATGATCAAGACGGCACTGCCGGGCATGGACCGGGAGGTGAAGGACAAGTACCAAGTGGTGATCCAGGCCAAAGACATGGCCGGACAGAACGGCGGCCTCTCGGGCACCACCACGGTCAGCATCACCCTGGCCGACGTCAACGACAACCCGCCGCGCTTCACCAAGA CCCTCTACGAGTTCAAGGCGCCCGAGTCGACCGCGGTGGGCTCGGCGGTGGGCGTGATCCGCGCCGTAGACAAAGACATCGGCGAGAATGCCGAAATGGACTACCGCATCATCGGGAGCGACGGGCCCGGGATGTTCGACATTGTGACCAATCGCACCAATCAGGAGGGCGTCATCGTGCTCAGGAAG ccgCTGGACTTTGAGCGCAAACGTCAATTCAGCCTCCGCGTTCAGGTGGAGAACCTCCATGTCAACCCTCGCTTCTTCTCCATGGGACCCTTCCGGGATGAAGCGTCCATCAAAGTAACGGTGGAAGACGTGGACGAGCCGCCCGTCTTCGAGCGCGCCAGCTACTTGATGGAGGTCCGCGAGGACGCCGCCCCCAACACAATCATCGGAAGCGTCAGCGCCTCCGACCCGGACGGCAAGCGGAGTCCTATCAG GTACGCAATCGACCGGTTCACCGACTTGGACCGGCTGTTCGGCGTGCACGCCGTCAACGGCTCCGTGTTCCTCCTTCGGGAGCTGGACCGTGAGGAGAACGCCTGGCACAACATCTCAGTCATCGCCTCCGAGTTCA ACCACCTGTATCAGATGAGCCGCGTGTCGATCCGAGTTCTGGACGTCAACGACAATGCGCCCACCTTCGCCACCAACTATGAGACGTTTGTGTGCGAGAACGCCAAAGCTAACCAG AGAATCCAGACGGTGAGCGCCAAAGATCCGGACGAGCCAGTAGGAGGACATCGTTTTTTCTTCAGTTTGCCCCAGGAGGCTAGCGGCAAGGCCAACTTCTCAGTCCGCGACAATAAAG ACAACACGGCGTGGATCCTGACGCGAaggaacagctacagcagcctaTTGAAGAGCGTCTACCACGTGCCAGTGGTCATCTCGGACAACGGGTACCCCGTGCAGAGCAGCACCAACACGCTGACCGTGCGGGTGTGCACGTGCGACCGTGAAGGCAACATGAAGCTGTGCAACGCCGAGGCGCTCACGGCAAGGGCCGGGCTCAGCACCGGGGCGCTGGTGGCCATCTTGCTCTGCGTCATGATCCTGCTTA TGATCGTGGTACTGTTTGCCGCCTTGAGGAGGCAACGCAAGAAGGAGCCTCTGATCATCTCCAAAGAGGACGTGCGGGATAACGTGGTCAGCTACAACGACGAGGGTGGCGGCGAGGAGGACACGCAGGCCTTCGACATCGGCACGCTGCGCAACCCGGAGGCCATCGAGGACGGCAAGCAGAGGCGGGACATCGTGCCCGAGACCTACTACCCGCCCGTGCGCCGGCCCGCGCCTCCCCCGGCGCGGGACAACAACGGCGACGTGCGGGACTTCATCAACCAGAAGATCCAGGACAACGACGTGGACCCCACGGCGCCGCCTTACGACTCGCTGGCCACGTACGCCTACGAGGGCAGCGGCTCGGTGGCCGAATCGCTCAGCTCGCTGGAGTCGGCCACTACCGAGGGCGAGCAGGACTACAACTACCTGAGCGAGTGGGGCCCGCGCTTTAAGAAACTGGCCGACATGTACGGCGCCGACGACAGCGACCGGGATTCCTAA